Proteins from one Candidatus Scalindua japonica genomic window:
- a CDS encoding helix-turn-helix domain-containing protein, translated as MLYHFLETNADTCNTAKKEVDEEVIKLFEAYNWPGNIRELKNQVERLIILSGINNKIEATLLPPHMKSNAFSVKHERRKSTRSSVKNILRTVERKVIENELKNANWNKTIASRKLGISRASLNNKIENFNILRHMLC; from the coding sequence TTGTTATATCACTTTTTAGAGACTAATGCGGATACCTGTAATACGGCAAAAAAGGAGGTAGACGAGGAGGTAATAAAATTGTTTGAAGCGTATAATTGGCCGGGTAATATTCGAGAACTTAAAAATCAGGTCGAACGTTTAATCATTCTATCTGGTATAAATAATAAAATCGAAGCAACGCTTCTTCCTCCACATATGAAGAGTAATGCTTTTTCAGTAAAACATGAGAGAAGGAAATCAACTCGTAGCTCCGTCAAAAACATCTTAAGAACAGTTGAAAGGAAAGTAATCGAGAATGAGCTTAAAAATGCAAATTGGAATAAAACCATAGCTTCCAGAAAGCTCGGTATTAGCCGTGCGAGTCTCAATAATAAGATAGAAAATTTTAATATTTTGAGACATATGTTGTGCTGA